CACCGTGACCTTGTCAACATGTTCGAAGGCATCCTGAACGGCATCATTTTCAACATCGAACTTACGATTACAAGGGAAGAAGCCAGACGGAACTGGAGGTTCCTCATCTGTTCGGTTTTGGGAGGGATCGGTAATGTACCGTAAGTTTTTCTCCCTTTTGTGTCTTTTCTTCCTGATTCTCCTGCAGGCACTGACGGCGCATGGAGCGGAGCCTCTTTCCCTGGGAAAGGCTCTTTCCCTGGCAGCAGAAAACAATCCCGCTCTGGCTGCAGGCCGCCAGCGGATCGCTCAGGCACGGGAGCGGATACGGCAGGCAGCCGCTGCGGCACTGCCCCAACTTGGGGTTTCCCTTCTCTACCAGACGGCAGACAGGGATCCGGTCTACCCGGTATTCATCGGGGGGCAGCAGGTCGGGTATGCTCAGGCCGGCTTCAGGACCACCTGGAATGCGGCCCTGACGCTGAGCCGGCTCATCTACAGCGGCGGTGCCGTCAGGTATTCCGTGGATTCCCGCCGACTTGCCCTTCAGGGGGTGGAGGCTGCGGAGAAGCGCACCGCCCAGGGAGTTGAGTGGGCTGTTACTTCGGCGTGGTACGACCTGCGGCGGGCGGCAGGGAGGCTTTCCGTAGCGGAGGAGACCCTTGCTCTGGCAAAGGAGCACCTCAGGCACGTGCAGGCTCTCTTCCGGAACGGTGTGGTGGCGAAAAACGAGGTTCTCCGGGTAGAAGTTTCCGTCTCCGAGGCCGAGTTGGGCCGCATCCGGGCAATGAACGCCGTGGACGTGGCATGGCACGGTCTTTCCAGGGCAGTTGGAATACCCCTCCGCCCGGTATTCACCCTTACGGCGGAGGACGCTCCCGATGAACTTTCTCCCCTCCCTTCCGACCCGGTGGCGGAAGGGCTCTCCTCCCGGCCGGAGATGCGGGCCCTGGACAGGGCCATGCATTCCGCCCTGCTTTCCGCCAAAGCGGCCCGGGCTTCGGGAGGGCCAAGGGTTGTCCTTTTCGGTGAGATCTACAGGGCGGACGATACCTTCTTTCCTTCAAAAATGGATGACTGGAAGATTACTCTCCAGGCCACCTGGAATTTTTTTGACGGCGGCGAGTCCTCCTCCCGGGCCAGGGAAGCAAAGGCTGCAGCGGAAGAACTGCTCCACCAGG
The Aminivibrio sp. DNA segment above includes these coding regions:
- a CDS encoding TolC family protein, translated to MYRKFFSLLCLFFLILLQALTAHGAEPLSLGKALSLAAENNPALAAGRQRIAQARERIRQAAAAALPQLGVSLLYQTADRDPVYPVFIGGQQVGYAQAGFRTTWNAALTLSRLIYSGGAVRYSVDSRRLALQGVEAAEKRTAQGVEWAVTSAWYDLRRAAGRLSVAEETLALAKEHLRHVQALFRNGVVAKNEVLRVEVSVSEAELGRIRAMNAVDVAWHGLSRAVGIPLRPVFTLTAEDAPDELSPLPSDPVAEGLSSRPEMRALDRAMHSALLSAKAARASGGPRVVLFGEIYRADDTFFPSKMDDWKITLQATWNFFDGGESSSRAREAKAAAEELLHQAEDLKRQIELEISVARTNFESSLRRIDVGKAMVAAAEEDYRMALKRYVAQVGTNIDVLDAAVALTNARNQLVEGVYDSKKARAEIDWAMGRTGKAFFKEAEE